In Methanosphaera sp. ISO3-F5, a genomic segment contains:
- a CDS encoding GNAT family N-acetyltransferase, giving the protein MNFDRDYYYVKYENNNTLFNEIQNKKIDLIKNNQIYSHLTENSEYFYLILNDTDLIGFFSLNIKKKYVIISSLYVCKEYRKNGIATEIINDVIFAVKYNIKFHINCIIVNSYAESALFFLKRGFDFCKLNKKLNYKKRNMILMKKHF; this is encoded by the coding sequence ATGAATTTTGACAGAGACTACTATTACGTAAAATATGAAAACAACAATACACTATTTAACGAAATACAAAATAAAAAAATAGACTTAATAAAAAACAATCAAATATACTCTCATTTAACAGAAAATTCCGAATATTTCTATCTAATTCTAAACGATACAGATTTAATAGGATTTTTTTCACTAAATATAAAGAAGAAATACGTTATAATATCCTCATTATATGTTTGTAAAGAATACAGAAAAAATGGTATTGCAACAGAAATAATTAATGATGTAATATTTGCAGTAAAATACAATATCAAATTTCATATCAATTGTATAATAGTGAATTCATACGCTGAATCTGCATTATTTTTCTTAAAAAGAGGATTTGATTTTTGTAAATTGAATAAAAAATTAAATTATAAAAAAAGGAATATGATTTTAATGAAAAAACATTTTTAA
- a CDS encoding adenylosuccinate synthetase: MTCTILVGGQWGDEGKGKCITYFCTKDKPDIIARAGVGPNAGHSVECDGEKYGLRLTPSGFFNTEARLLIGAGVLVNPEVFKHELEYLNKYTVEGRTFMDANCAIITDKHTQADKDSSYLSKKIGTTGSGCGPANADRINRTIDYAKDIPELEEYITDVPSEVNKAIEEGKDVFIEGSQGFGLSLYYGTYPFVTSKDTCASTAAADVGIGPTKVDEVVVIFKAYVTRVGEGPFPTEISPEEAEKMGIEEYGVVTGRKRRVGLFDKEFAKRSCMINGATQIALTCIDRLYPECAKVNKYEDLSQEARDYIEDIEKDVGVPITIISTGPDLADTIDLRNEKL; the protein is encoded by the coding sequence ATGACATGTACCATTTTAGTTGGTGGACAATGGGGAGACGAAGGTAAAGGTAAATGTATAACCTACTTTTGTACAAAAGACAAACCAGACATCATAGCAAGAGCAGGTGTAGGCCCAAACGCAGGCCACTCCGTCGAATGTGATGGAGAAAAATATGGTTTAAGACTAACCCCATCAGGATTCTTTAACACCGAAGCCAGGTTACTAATAGGAGCAGGAGTGTTAGTAAATCCAGAAGTATTCAAACATGAATTAGAATACTTAAACAAATATACAGTAGAAGGAAGAACCTTCATGGATGCAAACTGTGCAATAATCACAGACAAACACACACAAGCAGATAAAGATTCATCATATTTATCTAAAAAAATCGGAACAACAGGAAGTGGATGTGGACCAGCAAATGCAGATCGTATAAACAGAACAATCGACTATGCAAAAGACATCCCAGAATTAGAAGAATACATAACAGATGTACCATCGGAAGTAAATAAAGCAATAGAAGAAGGTAAAGACGTATTCATAGAAGGATCACAAGGTTTCGGATTATCCTTATACTATGGAACATATCCATTTGTAACTAGTAAAGATACATGCGCCAGTACAGCAGCAGCCGATGTTGGAATAGGTCCAACAAAAGTAGATGAAGTAGTTGTCATATTCAAAGCATATGTAACAAGAGTAGGTGAAGGACCATTCCCAACCGAAATATCACCAGAAGAAGCAGAAAAGATGGGAATTGAAGAATATGGTGTAGTAACCGGCCGTAAAAGAAGAGTTGGATTATTTGACAAAGAATTTGCAAAACGTTCATGTATGATAAATGGTGCTACTCAAATAGCTTTAACATGTATAGACAGATTATACCCTGAATGTGCTAAAGTAAACAAATATGAAGATTTATCCCAAGAAGCTAGAGATTACATCGAAGATATTGAAAAAGATGTTGGTGTTCCAATCACAATCATATCTACAGGTCCAGACCTTGCAGATACAATCGATTTAAGAAATGAAAAATTATAA
- the cobM gene encoding precorrin-4 C(11)-methyltransferase, protein MNFEDFKGKVIFIGAGPGDPELITVKGAEAIKNSDVIIYAGSLVNPAVLDIAKDDAKIYDSASMNLDEIIDVIKDAHDENKIIARVHTGDPAIYGAIAEQINQLKELNIGYTIIPGVSSLFGTAAALESQLTLPEVSQTIIITRPEGRTPKPSKEALAKLATHNATMCIFLGIHMIDDVVTELLKEYDEETPVAVVKKATWPDQEIVRGNLSNIAQKVHDAGFTKTAMIVVGDVLDQQSGEQSKLYHPSFAHMYRDAE, encoded by the coding sequence ATGAATTTTGAAGATTTTAAGGGTAAAGTTATATTTATTGGTGCAGGACCAGGAGATCCTGAATTAATTACAGTAAAAGGTGCAGAAGCAATTAAAAATTCTGATGTAATAATATATGCAGGTTCACTGGTTAACCCTGCAGTATTAGACATTGCAAAAGATGATGCTAAAATTTATGATAGTGCATCTATGAATCTTGATGAAATAATAGATGTAATCAAGGATGCTCATGATGAAAACAAGATTATTGCCAGGGTACATACAGGAGATCCTGCAATATATGGTGCAATAGCTGAGCAAATTAATCAATTAAAGGAATTAAATATTGGTTATACTATTATTCCTGGTGTAAGCAGCTTATTTGGTACTGCAGCAGCACTTGAATCACAGTTAACCTTACCTGAAGTTTCACAAACAATTATTATAACAAGACCTGAAGGTAGAACACCTAAGCCATCAAAAGAAGCATTAGCTAAACTGGCAACACATAATGCTACAATGTGCATATTCCTTGGTATTCATATGATTGATGATGTGGTAACAGAGCTACTTAAGGAGTATGATGAAGAAACTCCTGTTGCTGTTGTTAAAAAAGCTACATGGCCTGATCAGGAAATTGTTCGTGGAAACCTTTCTAATATTGCACAAAAAGTTCATGATGCTGGTTTCACAAAAACAGCAATGATTGTTGTTGGTGATGTATTAGATCAACAAAGTGGAGAACAATCCAAATTATATCATCCAAGCTTTGCTCATATGTACAGAGATGCTGAATAA
- a CDS encoding glycosyltransferase family 2 protein, with amino-acid sequence MTKVAVLLPAYNEEVAIASMILLSERYADEVIVIDDGSTDRTAEVSEIAGATVLRHKINQGKGVALKTGFAYAKDYDIIVTIDADGQHNPSEIPLLIKPIEDDEADLVNGSRYLNGQDTSTPRYRRVGQTVLDTATNIASGVKLTDSQSGFRAFSSKCFKYFNFDPEGFGIESDMLIEASENNLRILEVEITVRYDVNTTRANPVIQGLSVLFRVLELMRLNRPLIYYGIAGAIILFFGILIHLTVNASGLSTNIYLSAIGIFVILMGIVLFLSGVMTDYMNRFKH; translated from the coding sequence TTGACTAAAGTAGCAGTATTATTGCCTGCATATAATGAAGAGGTAGCAATTGCAAGTATGATTCTATTATCTGAAAGATATGCTGATGAAGTAATTGTCATAGATGATGGAAGTACTGACAGAACAGCAGAAGTGTCTGAAATTGCTGGAGCAACAGTGTTACGTCATAAAATTAATCAGGGGAAGGGTGTTGCTTTAAAAACAGGTTTTGCATATGCTAAAGATTATGATATTATAGTAACGATAGATGCGGATGGTCAACACAACCCATCAGAAATACCATTATTAATAAAACCAATAGAAGACGATGAAGCAGATTTAGTAAATGGGAGCAGGTACCTGAACGGTCAGGATACTTCCACTCCAAGATATCGTAGAGTAGGACAAACCGTACTAGACACAGCAACAAATATTGCTTCAGGAGTAAAACTAACAGATTCTCAGAGTGGTTTCAGAGCATTTTCATCAAAATGCTTCAAATATTTTAACTTTGATCCTGAAGGCTTCGGAATAGAAAGTGACATGTTAATCGAAGCATCAGAAAATAATTTAAGAATACTTGAAGTTGAAATTACAGTACGTTATGATGTGAATACAACAAGGGCTAATCCGGTAATTCAAGGGTTATCTGTATTATTTAGGGTTCTGGAATTGATGAGATTAAACCGGCCATTAATTTATTATGGTATAGCCGGGGCAATAATCCTCTTCTTTGGAATATTAATACATTTAACAGTGAATGCTTCAGGACTTTCAACAAACATATACCTTTCAGCAATAGGTATATTTGTAATATTAATGGGAATTGTTTTATTCTTATCTGGAGTAATGACTGATTATATGAATCGTTTTAAACATTAG
- a CDS encoding NAD(P)-dependent oxidoreductase has translation METKKILVTGGAGFIGTNLVNELQKRGHEVIAADLLNNDRENYVRTDVRYYRQLERTFEENGPFDYVYHLAAEYGRWNGEAYYENLWQTNVIGTKNMLRLQEKNKFRMIFFSSAEVYGDYTGKMSEDVMENNPIKDTYQMNDYAISKWDGELMCMNSAKMFGTETVRVRPVNCYGPGERYTPYRGFIPKFIYLALHNKPYTVYEGHKRIIDYVGDTATTFANIVDNFKPGEAYNIGGNQDWEMDIKEYSDLVLDAVGCDDSLVTYKEAEPFTTKIKTIDFSKSIKDLKHDPKVKPKEGIQKTVDWMKWYYRLE, from the coding sequence ATGGAAACAAAAAAAATATTAGTAACAGGTGGAGCAGGATTTATAGGAACAAATCTTGTAAACGAACTACAAAAAAGAGGACATGAAGTAATAGCAGCAGACTTACTCAACAACGACAGAGAAAACTATGTACGAACAGATGTACGATACTACAGACAACTAGAAAGAACATTCGAAGAAAACGGACCCTTCGATTACGTCTATCACCTCGCAGCAGAATACGGAAGATGGAACGGAGAAGCATACTACGAAAACCTATGGCAAACCAATGTCATCGGAACCAAAAACATGCTACGCCTACAAGAAAAAAACAAATTCAGAATGATATTCTTCTCATCAGCAGAAGTATACGGAGACTACACAGGAAAAATGTCCGAAGACGTAATGGAAAACAATCCAATAAAAGACACATACCAAATGAACGACTACGCAATAAGCAAATGGGACGGAGAACTAATGTGCATGAACTCAGCAAAAATGTTCGGCACAGAAACAGTAAGAGTACGACCAGTAAACTGTTACGGACCAGGCGAAAGATACACACCATACAGAGGATTCATACCAAAATTCATCTACTTAGCACTACACAACAAACCATACACAGTATACGAAGGACACAAAAGAATCATAGACTACGTCGGCGACACAGCAACAACATTCGCAAACATAGTCGACAACTTCAAACCAGGAGAAGCATACAACATAGGAGGAAACCAAGACTGGGAAATGGACATCAAAGAATACTCTGACCTAGTACTGGATGCAGTAGGATGCGATGACAGTCTAGTAACATACAAAGAAGCAGAACCATTCACAACAAAAATAAAAACAATAGACTTCTCAAAATCAATAAAAGACTTGAAACATGATCCAAAAGTAAAACCAAAAGAAGGAATACAAAAAACAGTAGACTGGATGAAATGGTATTACCGATTAGAATAA
- a CDS encoding deoxyribonuclease IV, whose product MFTIGAHLSINKGFENIGLEALSIGANTFQFFPRSPRGGKAKALDFDDIEKFNSLVSGSDIDVVLAHAPYVINLASKSEKTRCNAFEIFEDDLDRLSYLPDNLYNFHPGSHVGQGVDVGIELISEALNRLISEDQSTVVLLETMAGKGTEIGRSFEELRSIIDKVELDDKVGVCLDTCHVFDAGYDIKDDLDGVLDEFDSVVGLDRLRAVHLNDSMFGLGSHKDRHEKIGCGLLGLDAIVDIINHRCLRDLPFYLETPNDVDGYREEISLLRGLYVD is encoded by the coding sequence ATGTTTACTATTGGTGCTCATTTATCTATTAATAAGGGTTTTGAGAATATTGGTTTGGAGGCTTTGAGTATTGGTGCTAATACGTTCCAGTTTTTTCCTCGTAGTCCTCGTGGTGGTAAGGCTAAGGCTTTGGATTTTGATGATATTGAGAAATTTAATTCTTTGGTGAGTGGTTCTGATATTGATGTTGTTTTGGCTCATGCTCCTTATGTGATTAATTTGGCTTCTAAGAGTGAGAAGACTAGGTGTAATGCTTTTGAGATTTTTGAGGATGATTTGGATAGGTTAAGTTATTTGCCTGATAATTTGTATAATTTTCATCCTGGTAGTCATGTTGGTCAGGGTGTTGATGTTGGTATTGAGTTGATTTCTGAGGCTTTGAATAGGTTGATTAGTGAGGATCAGAGTACTGTTGTGTTGCTTGAGACTATGGCTGGTAAGGGTACTGAGATTGGTAGGAGTTTTGAGGAGTTGCGTTCTATTATTGATAAGGTTGAGCTTGATGATAAGGTTGGTGTTTGTTTAGATACTTGTCATGTTTTTGATGCTGGTTATGATATTAAGGATGATTTGGATGGTGTTCTTGATGAGTTTGATTCTGTTGTTGGTCTTGATAGGTTGAGGGCTGTTCATTTGAATGATAGTATGTTTGGTTTGGGTAGTCATAAGGATAGGCATGAAAAGATTGGTTGTGGTTTGTTGGGTTTGGATGCTATTGTTGATATTATTAATCATAGGTGTTTGAGGGATCTTCCTTTTTATTTGGAAACTCCTAATGATGTGGATGGTTATAGGGAGGAGATTAGTTTGTTAAGAGGATTGTATGTTGATTAA
- a CDS encoding metal-sensing transcriptional repressor gives MKQCMDSDNLHRRLRKIEGQVAAIDRMIEQDVPCEDVLMQVNAAKSALNRVGSIILEGHMNHCVKDAIDKGDSSEAIQDLSRIIDYYSRI, from the coding sequence ATGAAACAATGTATGGATTCTGATAATTTACATAGACGTTTAAGAAAGATTGAGGGTCAGGTTGCTGCTATTGATCGTATGATTGAGCAGGATGTTCCTTGTGAGGATGTTCTTATGCAGGTTAATGCTGCTAAGTCTGCATTGAATAGGGTTGGTAGTATTATCTTGGAGGGGCATATGAATCATTGTGTTAAGGATGCTATTGATAAGGGTGATAGTTCTGAGGCTATCCAGGATTTGTCTAGGATAATTGATTATTATTCAAGAATTTAA
- the rpiA gene encoding ribose-5-phosphate isomerase RpiA produces MVDSNILKENVGKEASELIKDGQVVGLGTGSTTHHFIRYLGERVKNEGLEILGIPTSFQSTLLARESGIKITTLDEHDIDIAVDGADEVDSNLDLIKGGGAAHTIEKLVDSSADEFVVIVDGSKVVEKLGAFPVPIEIIPESLRLVKNAVMELGGKPEVRMGIQKDGPVITDNGNFVLDTKFDNIENPYELEIELNTIPGVLENGIFSGIADKVIVGRDSGNEVIEK; encoded by the coding sequence ATGGTTGATAGTAATATATTGAAAGAAAATGTTGGTAAAGAAGCATCTGAATTAATTAAGGATGGTCAGGTTGTTGGATTAGGTACTGGTTCAACAACTCATCATTTTATAAGATATTTGGGTGAACGTGTGAAGAATGAGGGATTGGAAATACTTGGAATACCTACTTCTTTCCAGTCTACATTATTGGCAAGGGAGTCTGGTATAAAAATCACTACTCTTGATGAGCATGATATTGATATTGCTGTTGATGGTGCTGATGAAGTGGATTCTAATCTTGATTTGATTAAGGGTGGAGGTGCTGCTCATACCATTGAGAAATTAGTGGATAGTTCTGCTGATGAATTTGTTGTCATAGTTGATGGTAGTAAAGTTGTTGAAAAGTTAGGTGCATTCCCCGTACCTATTGAGATTATTCCTGAATCTTTAAGATTGGTTAAGAATGCTGTTATGGAGTTGGGTGGTAAGCCTGAAGTTCGTATGGGTATTCAGAAGGATGGTCCTGTTATTACAGATAATGGTAATTTTGTTTTAGATACTAAGTTTGATAATATTGAAAATCCTTATGAACTTGAAATAGAATTAAATACTATTCCTGGTGTTCTTGAGAATGGTATTTTCTCTGGTATTGCTGATAAGGTTATTGTTGGTAGGGATTCTGGTAATGAAGTTATAGAAAAGTAG
- a CDS encoding UPF0179 family protein: MITLIGTSLAKKGLVFTYNGGSKKCESCRFKRTCLNLEEGRKYMITNVKRVTHKCPLHKDGTVQTIEVEPATIRAVVESKKAYKGSTIIFRKPDCEDECDNYDICHPEGLYNDDKCQIEEIGPEVNCKNGNSLTEVILSH, encoded by the coding sequence ATGATTACATTAATAGGTACAAGTTTAGCAAAAAAAGGATTGGTTTTCACGTATAATGGTGGTTCAAAAAAATGTGAATCATGTAGATTTAAGAGAACTTGTCTTAATCTGGAAGAAGGACGTAAATATATGATTACTAATGTTAAAAGAGTAACCCATAAATGTCCTTTACATAAGGATGGTACAGTTCAAACAATAGAGGTAGAACCAGCTACAATAAGGGCTGTTGTCGAATCTAAAAAAGCTTATAAAGGTTCTACAATAATTTTCCGAAAGCCTGATTGTGAGGATGAATGTGATAACTATGATATTTGTCATCCTGAAGGTTTATATAATGATGATAAGTGTCAAATAGAAGAGATTGGTCCTGAAGTTAATTGTAAAAATGGAAATAGCTTAACTGAGGTCATATTAAGTCATTAG
- a CDS encoding NAD(P)-dependent glycerol-1-phosphate dehydrogenase codes for MDFRNVQLPREIHTGPGIITEIGDVCDTLLSGENITLVTGNTTKKIAGNQVIDILEDKKYNVTVVIVTTATEDSVEKVTNISKESNAIIAVGGGKVNDVAKVASTRNQIPLISIPTTAAHDGLVSPRASIKNEHDNVSKEVNAPFALVADTQIISNAPYKFTAAGFADIISNFTAVEDWKLAYKLINEPFSDSAAALSLMTAKLLIEQANNIQPRHPESAGIVVKGLISSGMAISIARSSRPASGSEHKFSHALDKIAPKPALHGEQCGVGTILMMYLQGGDWKKIRSVLKQVNAPTNAKELGIKEEYIIEALTQAHNIRKSRYTILGDRGLTKEAALNIALKTGVID; via the coding sequence ATGGATTTCAGAAACGTACAATTACCTCGCGAAATACATACAGGACCAGGTATAATAACAGAAATCGGTGATGTATGTGATACATTGTTATCTGGAGAAAATATCACACTAGTAACAGGAAACACTACAAAAAAAATTGCAGGTAACCAAGTAATAGATATTTTAGAAGATAAAAAATACAATGTCACAGTAGTAATTGTAACAACAGCCACCGAAGATTCAGTAGAAAAAGTAACAAACATTTCAAAAGAATCAAACGCAATAATTGCAGTAGGTGGAGGAAAAGTAAATGATGTTGCAAAAGTAGCATCAACAAGAAACCAAATTCCATTAATAAGCATTCCTACTACTGCAGCTCATGACGGTCTAGTTTCACCACGTGCATCAATAAAAAATGAGCATGATAACGTTTCAAAAGAAGTTAATGCTCCATTTGCACTAGTTGCTGATACACAGATAATATCTAATGCTCCTTATAAATTCACAGCAGCAGGATTTGCAGATATAATTTCAAACTTTACAGCAGTGGAAGATTGGAAATTAGCATATAAACTGATAAATGAACCATTCAGTGACTCAGCAGCTGCTTTATCATTAATGACCGCAAAGTTACTGATTGAACAGGCAAACAATATTCAACCTAGACATCCGGAAAGTGCAGGGATAGTTGTGAAAGGATTAATCAGTAGTGGTATGGCTATAAGTATTGCTAGAAGCAGTAGGCCAGCTAGTGGATCAGAACATAAATTCAGTCATGCTTTGGATAAAATAGCTCCAAAACCTGCATTGCATGGAGAACAATGTGGTGTAGGCACTATACTGATGATGTATTTACAGGGTGGCGATTGGAAGAAGATACGTTCTGTTTTAAAACAGGTTAATGCACCTACAAACGCTAAAGAATTAGGAATAAAGGAAGAATACATTATTGAAGCATTAACACAGGCACATAACATACGTAAATCAAGATATACCATACTGGGTGATAGGGGATTAACAAAAGAAGCGGCATTGAACATTGCTTTAAAAACGGGAGTAATAGATTAG
- a CDS encoding MIP/aquaporin family protein, with protein MANMIQKFLAELIGSFILVFFGTASVVLVLLVNGGLSIAAITMADWIAIGLAFGLALTVAIYALGPVSGAHFNPAVTIGLWAGKKFPTSDLVPYLAAQFIGSIIASAALIAIAGVKIASTTGALGSVGDVAGIGIVGIFIVEFLGTALLMYCIMAAAVDGKAQDAALSIGLVLAGIVVAIGGFSGCGINPSRVFAPMLMNTLVGTAAPWELFPAYLIAPIIGAIFAVYLYDYLKVEA; from the coding sequence ATGGCAAACATGATTCAAAAATTTTTAGCTGAATTAATAGGATCATTCATATTAGTATTCTTCGGTACAGCATCAGTTGTATTAGTACTACTAGTAAACGGTGGTCTTAGTATAGCAGCAATAACAATGGCTGACTGGATTGCAATTGGATTAGCATTCGGTCTAGCATTAACCGTCGCAATATACGCATTAGGTCCCGTATCTGGTGCACACTTCAACCCAGCAGTAACCATAGGACTATGGGCAGGTAAAAAATTCCCAACATCCGACCTAGTACCTTACCTAGCAGCACAATTCATAGGATCAATTATCGCATCCGCAGCATTAATTGCAATAGCAGGAGTAAAAATCGCATCAACAACAGGTGCACTCGGATCAGTAGGTGACGTAGCAGGAATCGGTATAGTAGGAATTTTCATAGTAGAATTCTTAGGTACCGCACTATTAATGTACTGTATTATGGCAGCAGCCGTAGACGGAAAAGCACAAGATGCAGCATTAAGTATCGGTCTAGTACTAGCAGGTATCGTAGTAGCAATCGGTGGATTCTCCGGTTGTGGTATTAACCCTTCAAGGGTATTTGCACCTATGCTCATGAACACATTAGTAGGAACAGCAGCACCATGGGAACTATTCCCAGCATACCTCATTGCACCAATCATAGGAGCAATATTCGCAGTATACCTATATGACTACTTAAAAGTAGAAGCATAA